A part of Ammospiza caudacuta isolate bAmmCau1 chromosome 7, bAmmCau1.pri, whole genome shotgun sequence genomic DNA contains:
- the LOC131560162 gene encoding olfactory receptor 14J1-like: MSNSSSISHFLLLALADTRQLQLLHFCLLLGISLAAILGNSLIISAVACGHHLHTPMFFFLLNLALSDLGSICSTVPKAMHNSLWDTRNISYSGCAAQLFFFVFFISAQFCLLTIMCYDRYVSICKPLHYGTLLGSRACAHMAAAAWASAFLNALMHTANTFSLPLCHGNALGQFFCEIPQILKLSCYKSYLRELGLIAFSFCLVFGCFVFIVFSYVQIFRAVLRIPSKQGRYKAFSTCLPHLAVVSLFVSTSAFAYLKPPSMSSPSLDLAVSVLYSVMPPALNPLIYSLRNQELKAAVWTLMTGWFQEHLTVGQFLQITCNKTHF; the protein is encoded by the coding sequence atgtccaacagcagctccatcagccacttcctcctgctggcattggcagacacacggcagctgcagctcctgcacttctgcctcttgctgggtatctccctggctgccatcCTGGGCAAcagcctcatcatcagcgccgtagcctgcggccaccacctgcacacacccatgttcttcttcttgctcaacctggccctcagcgacctgggctccatctgcagcactgtccccaaagccatgcacaattccctctgggacaccaggaacatctcctactcaggatgtgctgcacagctctttttctttgtgttcttcATCTCAGCACAGTTTTgcctcctgaccatcatgtgctacgaccgctacgtgtccatctgcaaacccctgcactacgggaccctcctgggcagcagagcttgtgcccacatggcagcagctgcctgggccagtgcctttctcaatgcCCTCATGCACAcggccaatacattttccctgcccctgtgccatggcaatgccctgggccagttcttctgtgaaatcccacagatcctcaagctctcctgctacAAATCCTACCTCAGGGAACTTGGGCTCATTGCATTTAGTTTCTGTTTGgtatttggttgttttgtgttcattgttttctcctatgtgcagatcttcagggctgtgctgaggatcccctcgAAGCAGGGACGGTACAAAGctttttccacctgcctccctcacttGGCTGTTGTTTCCCTCTTTGTCAGCACTTCAGCATTTGCTtacctgaagcccccctccatgtcctccccatccctggatctggcagtgtcagttctgtactcagtgatgcctccagccctgaaccccctcatctacagcctgaggaaccaggagctcaaggctgcagtgtggacactgatgactggatggtttcAGGAACATTTAACTGTTGGTCAATTTCTGcaaatcacttgtaataaaacTCATTTTTGA
- the LOC131559711 gene encoding olfactory receptor 14I1-like — protein sequence MSNNTSIRHFLLLALADTQQLQLLHFCLLLGISLAALLGNGLIISAVACGHHLHTPMFFFLLNLALSDLGSICTTVPKAMHNSLWDTRNISYTGCAAQLFFFMFFMSAEYFLLTIMCYDRYVSICKPLHYGTLLGSRACAHMAAAAWASAFLNALLHTANTFSLPLCHGNALGQFFCEIPQILKLSCSKSYLRELEIIAVSVCLVFGCFVFIVVTYLQIFRAVLRIPSEQGRHKAFSTCLPHLAVVSLFVSTSAFAYLKPPSMFSPSLDLALSVLYSVVPPALNPLIYSLRNKELKTDMWRLMTG from the coding sequence atgtccaacaacacctccatcaggcacttcctcctgctggcattggcagacacgcagcagctgcagctcctgcacttctgcctcttgctgggcatctccctggctgccctcctgggcaatggcctcatcatcagcgccgtagcctgcggccaccacctgcacacgcccatgttcttcttcctgctcaacctggccctcagcgacctgggctccatctgcaccactgtccccaaagccatgcacaattccctctgggacaccaggaacatctcctacactggatgtgctgctcagctctttttctttatgttcttcATGTCAGCAGAGTAtttcctcctgaccatcatgtgctacgaccgctacgtgtccatctgcaaacccctgcactacgggaccctcctgggcagcagagcttgtgcccacatggcagcagctgcctgggccagtgcctttctcaatgctctgctgcacacagccaatacattttccctacccctgtgccatggcaatgccctgggccagttcttctgtgaaatcccacagatcctcaagctctcctgctccaaatcctaCCTCAGGGAACTTGAGATCATTGCAGTTAGTGTCTGTTTGGtatttggctgttttgtgtttATTGTTGTTACCTATTTACAGattttcagggctgtgctgaggatcccgTCTGAGCAGGGAAgacacaaagccttttccacctgcctccctcacttGGCTGTGGTTTCCCTGTTTGTCAGCACTTCAGCATTTGCTtacctgaagcccccctccatgttctccccatccctggatctggccctgtcagttctgtactcggtggtgcctccagccctgaaccccctcatctacagcctgaggaacaaGGAGCTCAAGACTGACAtgtggagactgatgactggatag